A region of Argentina anserina chromosome 5, drPotAnse1.1, whole genome shotgun sequence DNA encodes the following proteins:
- the LOC126795352 gene encoding glyceraldehyde-3-phosphate dehydrogenase, cytosolic-like, translating into MTGSHVFLFKIVLYSLILLVLSGKIKLGIHGFGRIGRLVTRVALQRDDIELVCINDPYVTADYMVYMFKHDTVHGAWKNCDVKLKNANHIYFGNKAVTIFAISREDEVPWCGPGAEYIVDASGKAAEIAFSQGHLKGGAKKVIVTDVCEGAPPFVVGVNEKEYKPEFDVISGASCTTNCLAPLAKVIHDRFGIVEGLMSTVHSITATQRAVDGICPDDWRPYMSTPCVKDWRIGRAAYINIIPTTTDAAKALGKVLPDLDGKLTGMAFRVPSLDVSVVDLTVRLEKPATYDEIKAAIKEESEGNLKGILGYTEDDVVSTDFERDNRSSIFDAKAGIALNDNFHKLVAWYDNEWGYSSRIVDLVTYIASVDSA; encoded by the exons ATGACCGGATCTCACG TTTTCCTGTTTAAAATTGTGTTATACTCGCTGATCTTACTTGTATTATCAGGAAAGATAAAGCTCGGAATTCATG GGTTTGGAAGAATTGGAAGATTGGTCACAAGAGTGGCTTTGCAGAGAGACGATATTGAACTTGTTTGCATCAATGACCCCTACGTCACGGCGGACTACATG GTCTACATGTTCAAGCACGATACTGTTCACGGTGCATGGAAGAATTGCGATGTGAAGCTTAAGAATGCAAACCACATATACTTTGGTAACAAGGCAGTCACCATTTTTGCAATCAG CCGCGAAGATGAGGTTCCTTGGTGCGGCCCCGGAGCCGAATATATCGTGGATGCCTCCGGTAAGGCTGCCGAAATCGCATTTTCTCAGGGTCATTTGAAG GGCGGAGCTAAAAAAGTTATTGTGACTGACGTTTGTGAAGGTGCTCCTCCGTTTGTTGTGGGTGTCAATGAGAAGGAATACAAGCCAGAGTTCGATGTTATTTCCGGTGCTAGTTGCACCACCAACTGCCTTGCGCCCCTTGCAAAG GTCATTCACGATAGATTTGGTATTGTCGAGGGTCTGATGAGTACTGTTCACTCAATCACTG CTACCCAAAGAGCTGTTGATGGAATTTGTCCTGATGATTGGAGACCTTACATGTCCACACCCTGTGTAAAAGATTGGAGAATTGGAAGAGCTGCTTATATTAACATCATTCCTACTACTACCGACGCAGCAAAG GCTCTTGGTAAAGTTCTACCCGACCTGGATGGCAAGTTGACCGGAATGGCGTTCCGTGTTCCTTCTCTTGATGTTTCGGTGGTAGACCTAACGGTGAGGCTAGAAAAGCCGGCAACATATGACGAAATAAAAGCTGCCATCAA GGAAGAGTCTGAGGGAAACTTGAAAGGAATCTTGGGTTACACTGAAGATGATGTTGTCTCTACTGACTTTGAGCGTGACAACAG GTCGAGTATTTTTGATGCAAAGGCTGGAATTGCGCTGAACGATAACTTCCACAAGTTGGTCGCATGGTACGACAACGAGTGGGGATACAG CTCTCGCATTGTAGACTTGGTGACTTACATTGCTTCAGTTGATTCAGCATAA
- the LOC126795073 gene encoding auxin-binding protein ABP19a-like, which translates to MISPIFFVLSLILSSSYASHVQDFCVADYTAPQSFAGYACKDPAKVTVDDFVFSGLKAPNTTNINKSGFSAAVAPVFPALNGLGVSVALATLDVDGVSPLHSHRGATEVIVIAEGSNIVAGFIASNNKVYMKTLNKGDAIVFPQGLYHFFWNQGKTPATIFVSFSSENPGVQVLENALFGSDFPTDIIAKTTLLDVVQIKKLKGVFLGTN; encoded by the coding sequence ATGATTTCCCCTATCTTTTTCGTATTGTCTCTCATCCTCTCTTCTTCCTATGCCTCACACGTGCAAGACTTCTGTGTTGCAGACTACACAGCTCCTCAAAGCTTTGCAGGGTACGCCTGTAAAGACCCTGCAAAGGTCACTGTAGACGATTTCGTCTTCTCCGGCCTAAAAGCTCCCAACACCACGAACATTAACAAATCTGGATTCTCGGCTGCCGTTGCCCCTGTATTTCCTGCTCTCAACGGCCTCGGTGTTTCAGTGGCTCTAGCAACCCTGGATGTTGATGGAGTTAGTCCGCTTCACAGCCACCGGGGGGCTACAGAAGTAATAGTTATCGCCGAAGGTAGTAATATAGTTGCTGGGTTCATTGCGTCGAACAACAAAGTTTACATGAAGACTTTGAACAAGGGTGATGCTATTGTCTTTCCGCAAGGTTTATATCACTTCTTTTGGAATCAGGGTAAAACTCCGGCCACTATATTTGTCAGCTTCAGTAGCGAGAACCCTGGCGTTCAGGTTCTGGAGAATGCACTGTTTGGAAGCGATTTCCCTACTGATATCATAGCCAAGACTACTTTGCTTGACGTTGTGCAGATAAAGAAACTTAAGGGTGTCTTTCTTGGTACTAATTAG